CTTTCCTGAGTATTATGAAGTTGGGGTAAACTCTCGTCTTTTCTTCTTTACCCCTGCTCAGTTTCAGGTTTTGTGCCGATTACATTATTTCTACAAGTGTCAAATCAAAGGTAAGGTCTTTGCCAGCCAGCGGGTGGTTAGCATCGATGGTGATAGTGCTGCCGTCAATTTTTATTATGGTGACTACTACACCTGCCCCATCAGGTTGGCTGGCACTTAGCTGCTGGCCGACTCTGGGCTCTAGTTCCGGAGGCAACACTGACCGGTCAACAATAGCGACAGCATTTTCATCACGCTCCCCGTAAGCCTCGGTAAAGGGAATGGTGACCGTTTTATTCTCTCCGACTTTCATTCCATTTATAGCTGCATCAAAGCCAGCTATAACAGACCCCTCTCCCAGGGTGAACTCCAGGGGCTCTCGATTGACGGACGAATCAAATACCCTGCCATCGCTGAACATGCCTGTGTAGTGTACTCTTACGGTGTTACCATTCTGTGCGGTTAGCATTCCTTCTCCTTAAAAACATATACCTAGCTTAAGAGCCAGTTATAGATGCGTATTTTTAAACCTGTTTCTGGATTCTTCAATGATCTTGATAGCAGCGTCCTGATCTTCCCAGCCATAAAT
This window of the Dehalococcoidales bacterium genome carries:
- a CDS encoding peptidylprolyl isomerase — protein: MLTAQNGNTVRVHYTGMFSDGRVFDSSVNREPLEFTLGEGSVIAGFDAAINGMKVGENKTVTIPFTEAYGERDENAVAIVDRSVLPPELEPRVGQQLSASQPDGAGVVVTIIKIDGSTITIDANHPLAGKDLTFDLTLVEIM